The Rhopalosiphum maidis isolate BTI-1 chromosome 1, ASM367621v3, whole genome shotgun sequence genome has a segment encoding these proteins:
- the LOC113549653 gene encoding uncharacterized protein LOC113549653 has product MSAEDSKKYCFGLIDLRCGIRIIAILNICVWMLAIILNIFFLIVVLGTKVHSFFSGNEAEENTNNRTHTIYGLLSSSFMEVVLLYFNICLKKSINEKNVQNIKHWLVMYLMVLIHILIYYSYAALVSNQPLFLLCIGLISSLIVLFMLYIVRRFYYDELGHLAADDNTTNSNIVTPPQST; this is encoded by the exons ATGTCAGCGGAGGActcgaaaaaatattgtttcggTCTCATCGACTTACGCTGCGGTATCAGAATCATAGCTATACTGAACATA tGTGTTTGGATGTTAGCCatcatattgaatatattttttttgatagtcGTACTCGGAACAAAGGTTCATTCATTTTTCTCAG GTAATGAAGCCGAAGAAAACACAAACAATAGAACTCACACTATATATGGTCTATTAAGTTCATCATTTATGGAAGTTGTTCTTCTTTACTTTAACATTTGTCTGAAGAAATCAATAAATGAA aaaaatgttcaaaatatcaaGCATTGGTTGGTGATgtatttaatggttttaatacatatactcatttattatagttatgcgGCATTAGTATCTAATCAACCACTGTTCCTCTTGTGTATTGGACTTATCTCTAGCC TGATCGTTTTGTTCATGCTGTACATTGTGAGACGTTTTTACTACGATGAACTCGGACACTTGGCCGCCGACGATAATACTACAAATAGCAATATTGTGACTCCACCACAGTCCACATGA